The Aquiluna sp. KACHI24 genome contains a region encoding:
- a CDS encoding NAD(P)H-dependent glycerol-3-phosphate dehydrogenase, which produces MSRIVVLGAGSWGTTIAKVIADGGTEVTLWSRREDLAAEINHSHRNGDYLPGINLPEKLVATSDIESALSEAEQIYLAVPAQSLRENLANWAALIPKDAIVISLMKGVEQGTGLRMSEVIEQVTSLPKTRIAVISGPNLALEIAKGEPAAAVCACADAERAASVAQVCSSDYFTVFTNTDVIGTELGGVLKNLIAVAIGIVSGLGYGQNTKASIMTRGLAEITKFAVVHGAKRKTLFGLAGLGDLIATSESSLSRNFRAGEMLGQGFSKGEVVRKLQQTAEGLTSVAPVLELALQHGIEMPIVTQVADVLEGRMKPSEFGRQLNLQDAVEVE; this is translated from the coding sequence GTGAGCCGAATCGTTGTCCTCGGCGCAGGTAGCTGGGGAACCACGATTGCCAAGGTGATCGCCGACGGTGGCACTGAGGTGACGCTATGGTCTCGCCGTGAGGACCTAGCCGCTGAGATTAACCACTCTCATCGAAACGGTGACTACCTACCAGGCATCAACCTCCCAGAGAAACTCGTTGCAACCAGCGACATTGAGTCAGCGCTTTCGGAGGCAGAGCAGATCTATTTGGCTGTCCCAGCGCAGAGCCTGCGAGAAAACCTAGCGAACTGGGCTGCCTTGATTCCCAAAGACGCCATCGTCATCAGCTTGATGAAGGGTGTTGAGCAGGGCACCGGGCTTCGAATGAGTGAGGTCATCGAGCAGGTCACTTCATTGCCAAAGACCAGAATTGCGGTTATCTCAGGACCAAACCTTGCCCTTGAGATTGCCAAGGGAGAGCCGGCCGCGGCGGTGTGCGCATGTGCCGATGCAGAGCGTGCCGCGAGTGTTGCGCAGGTTTGCAGTTCCGACTACTTCACGGTTTTCACCAACACCGATGTCATTGGCACTGAACTCGGTGGTGTCTTGAAGAACCTAATCGCCGTTGCCATTGGAATCGTAAGCGGTCTTGGCTATGGGCAAAACACGAAGGCCTCAATCATGACCAGGGGTCTGGCGGAAATTACTAAGTTCGCTGTTGTTCACGGCGCCAAGCGCAAGACCTTGTTTGGCTTGGCAGGACTTGGTGATCTGATTGCCACCAGCGAGTCTTCGCTCTCTCGCAACTTTCGCGCTGGAGAGATGCTGGGTCAGGGTTTTTCCAAGGGTGAGGTGGTCAGGAAACTGCAACAGACCGCAGAGGGCCTAACCTCGGTGGCTCCAGTTTTAGAGTTGGCACTTCAACACGGCATTGAGATGCCGATTGTTACTCAGGTTGCGGATGTGCTGGAGGGTCGGATGAAGCCAAGTGAGTTTGGTCGACAGCTCAACCTGCAAGATGCCGTGGAGGTGGAGTGA
- a CDS encoding lysophospholipid acyltransferase family protein has product MAEVRVPKVPKREKTWAFRIVASILAPLVRLLFNVKTTGLENLPKGGYILVGNHLSYLDPMAFAYSVYFHMKRAPHYLAKEGLFRVPVLGWILPKVGQIPVYRSGRGNEEPMRAAKELLKAGQVVVIFPEGTLTRDPDLWPMRGKSGAVRLAVELGLPIVPAAHWGVEKVLANYTKKFKPNPLHMVRVKIGKPIRFDHLNAETMTTEQLSKATAQVMHEVAAIVGELRGETPPKELWDPTQKGQTEIGNFRKKK; this is encoded by the coding sequence GTGGCTGAGGTTCGAGTCCCCAAGGTTCCAAAGCGTGAAAAGACCTGGGCTTTCAGAATTGTGGCCTCGATTCTGGCTCCGCTTGTTCGACTTCTATTCAATGTCAAAACCACAGGCCTCGAGAATCTGCCCAAAGGCGGATACATCCTGGTTGGAAACCACCTCTCCTACCTAGATCCCATGGCTTTCGCCTATTCGGTCTACTTTCATATGAAACGAGCCCCGCACTACCTCGCCAAGGAGGGACTGTTCCGAGTTCCAGTGCTGGGATGGATCCTGCCAAAGGTGGGGCAGATACCTGTCTATCGTTCAGGTCGCGGCAACGAAGAGCCGATGCGAGCTGCCAAAGAGCTTCTCAAGGCTGGCCAGGTTGTCGTGATTTTCCCTGAGGGAACTCTGACTAGAGACCCTGACCTGTGGCCGATGCGCGGTAAGTCAGGGGCGGTCAGACTGGCAGTTGAACTTGGCTTGCCGATTGTTCCGGCTGCCCACTGGGGTGTTGAGAAGGTGCTGGCCAATTACACCAAGAAGTTCAAGCCCAACCCTCTTCACATGGTTAGGGTCAAGATTGGTAAGCCCATTCGTTTTGATCACCTAAACGCTGAAACTATGACCACCGAACAGCTTTCCAAGGCAACGGCACAGGTGATGCACGAGGTGGCAGCAATCGTGGGTGAACTTCGTGGCGAGACGCCACCGAAGGAGCTTTGGGACCCAACGCAAAAGGGTCAGACCGAGATCGGCAACTTTAGGAAAAAGAAGTGA
- a CDS encoding DUF3515 domain-containing protein → MRKLFIIPVLLLAGCAPVVNLQAAEDANNPLCAEVSVRVPDTLGELEKRETNSQATAAWGEPTAVLMRCGLEGVEVSTLPCVTAGEVDWLVDDSEAPTYRFISYARFPAVEVIVDSTLASGVSALEGLSQAVSQIPATKACSNIQG, encoded by the coding sequence ATGCGAAAATTGTTCATTATCCCGGTTCTGCTGCTAGCTGGTTGCGCTCCGGTGGTTAATCTCCAAGCCGCGGAAGATGCCAACAACCCGCTCTGCGCCGAGGTTTCTGTGCGCGTACCGGACACGCTCGGAGAGCTTGAAAAACGCGAGACCAACTCCCAGGCCACAGCTGCCTGGGGTGAACCAACTGCAGTTCTAATGCGCTGTGGTTTGGAGGGTGTCGAGGTATCGACCCTGCCGTGTGTCACGGCCGGCGAGGTCGACTGGCTGGTCGATGACTCAGAGGCACCGACGTACAGATTCATTAGCTACGCCCGATTCCCAGCAGTCGAGGTCATCGTTGACTCAACACTCGCCAGCGGAGTGAGCGCTCTAGAGGGGTTATCGCAAGCGGTGTCGCAGATTCCTGCAACCAAGGCCTGCAGCAACATCCAGGGTTAG
- the leuD gene encoding 3-isopropylmalate dehydratase small subunit, translating into MEKISTFEGVAAPLKRSNVDTDQIIPAVYLKRITKTGFEDGLFANWRQQDPEFVLNQPTYQNAQILIAGPDFGTGSSREHAVWALRDFGFKAVFSSKFADIFRGNSGKQGLVTGVITDEETEAIWSVLESNPGISAKVDLPAQTLSVGEITVKFDIDEYTKWRLMEGLDDIGITLQNEAAIAAYEAKRESWKPRTLPAKGV; encoded by the coding sequence ATGGAGAAGATCTCTACCTTCGAAGGTGTTGCCGCACCCCTAAAGCGAAGCAACGTCGACACCGATCAAATCATCCCTGCGGTCTACCTCAAGCGCATCACCAAGACGGGCTTTGAGGACGGTCTTTTCGCTAACTGGCGTCAGCAGGATCCTGAGTTCGTGCTGAACCAGCCGACTTATCAAAACGCGCAGATTTTGATTGCGGGTCCAGATTTCGGAACTGGTTCCTCACGAGAGCACGCCGTATGGGCTCTGCGTGACTTTGGTTTCAAGGCGGTTTTCAGCTCCAAGTTTGCAGACATCTTCCGCGGCAACTCTGGAAAACAGGGTTTGGTGACCGGTGTCATCACCGATGAGGAAACCGAGGCGATCTGGTCTGTATTGGAGTCGAATCCTGGGATTTCGGCAAAGGTTGATTTGCCAGCTCAGACCCTGAGCGTGGGCGAAATAACGGTCAAATTCGACATCGACGAATACACTAAGTGGCGTCTTATGGAGGGCCTTGATGACATTGGCATCACTCTTCAAAACGAAGCAGCGATAGCCGCTTATGAGGCAAAAAGAGAGTCTTGGAAACCTAGGACCCTCCCAGCCAAAGGAGTCTGA
- the leuC gene encoding 3-isopropylmalate dehydratase large subunit: protein MTPKPLTLAEKLWNDHLVVKGENGAPDLLYIDLHLIHEVTSPQAFDGLRLAGRDIRRKDLTIATEDHNTPTLDIHLPIAEPTSRAQVQALRDNTKEFGVRIHSLGDKNQGIVHVVGPQLGLTMPGLTIVCGDSHTSTHGAFGSLAMGIGTSEVEHVLATQTLPLKPFKTMAINVEGTLRPGVSAKDIILAVIAKISTGGGQGYVLEYRGSAIRSLSMEGRMTICNMSIEAGARAGMVAPDEITFEYLKGRPHAPEGEDWDKAVEYWKTLKTDEGAVFDAEVFIDANTLDPFVTWGTNPGQGVSLLDTVPNPSEIEDPNERAAAERALEYMNLQPGTKMKDIAVNTVFLGSCTNARIEDLRAAAEIIKGRKKADGVRMMVVPGSQKVRLQAEEEGLDKVFKEFGAEWRFAGCSMCLGMNPDQLAPGERAASTSNRNFEGRQGKGARTHLVSPVVAAATAVRGTLSAPADLEN from the coding sequence ATGACTCCGAAGCCCCTCACGCTTGCTGAGAAACTCTGGAATGACCACCTGGTGGTCAAGGGTGAAAACGGCGCTCCAGACCTTCTCTACATTGATCTCCATCTAATTCACGAGGTAACCAGCCCGCAAGCGTTCGATGGCCTGCGATTGGCAGGACGAGACATCAGACGCAAAGACCTCACCATCGCCACCGAGGATCACAACACTCCAACCCTCGACATTCACCTTCCTATCGCCGAGCCAACCTCGCGCGCTCAAGTTCAGGCCCTGCGCGATAACACCAAAGAGTTCGGGGTTCGAATCCACTCGCTTGGAGACAAGAACCAGGGCATCGTTCACGTTGTCGGTCCGCAGCTTGGTCTGACCATGCCAGGGCTAACAATTGTGTGCGGTGACTCCCACACCTCGACCCACGGTGCCTTTGGTTCCCTTGCAATGGGGATCGGAACCAGTGAGGTTGAGCACGTACTCGCTACCCAAACTTTGCCGCTGAAGCCTTTCAAAACGATGGCCATCAACGTTGAGGGAACTCTTCGCCCCGGGGTATCCGCCAAAGACATCATCCTTGCGGTAATCGCCAAGATTTCAACCGGTGGCGGTCAGGGCTACGTTTTGGAATACCGTGGCAGTGCGATTCGATCCCTTTCGATGGAGGGCAGAATGACTATCTGCAACATGTCTATCGAGGCCGGCGCTCGCGCCGGAATGGTTGCCCCAGATGAGATCACATTTGAATACCTGAAGGGTCGTCCGCACGCCCCAGAGGGTGAGGACTGGGATAAGGCAGTCGAGTACTGGAAGACCCTGAAGACCGACGAGGGTGCAGTGTTCGACGCCGAGGTATTCATCGATGCCAACACCCTTGACCCGTTTGTCACTTGGGGCACTAACCCGGGTCAGGGCGTTTCACTGTTGGACACCGTTCCTAATCCGAGCGAGATCGAAGATCCAAACGAGCGTGCTGCTGCCGAGCGTGCGCTGGAATACATGAATCTCCAGCCTGGCACCAAGATGAAAGACATCGCGGTGAACACTGTCTTCCTGGGCTCCTGCACCAATGCTCGAATCGAAGACCTGCGTGCAGCAGCAGAAATCATCAAGGGTCGCAAGAAGGCCGATGGGGTCCGCATGATGGTTGTGCCAGGATCTCAAAAGGTGAGACTGCAGGCCGAGGAAGAGGGCCTGGACAAGGTCTTCAAGGAGTTCGGAGCGGAGTGGCGGTTCGCCGGTTGCTCAATGTGTTTGGGTATGAACCCCGATCAACTTGCTCCAGGTGAGCGAGCAGCTTCTACCTCGAACCGAAACTTTGAGGGTCGTCAGGGTAAGGGTGCTCGCACTCACCTGGTATCACCGGTGGTGGCAGCTGCGACTGCCGTGCGCGGCACCCTGTCCGCTCCGGCAGATTTGGAGAACTAA
- the murA gene encoding UDP-N-acetylglucosamine 1-carboxyvinyltransferase, with translation MSQITIRGGKPLVGRIELKGAKNLVTKAMVAALLGETPSVLKDVPFISDVEVVARLLQLHGVSISHDPVTGDMQLDPSNVEQARMVDIDAHAGSSRIPILFCGPLLHRLGEAFIPGLGGCEIGDRPVDFHFDVLRSFGAVIEKLPTGTRLSAPDGLRGAKISLPYPSVGATEQVLLSACIAEGKTELSGAAIEPEIIDLISILQKMGAIISVDTDRVIRIEGVKRLEGFTHSALFDRNEAASWAAAALATGGDIFVGGARQVEMMTFLNVFRKVGGAFEIHPDGIRFYHPGTELQSVVIETDVHPGFMTDWQQPLVVALTQAQGLSIVHETVYENRFGFTEALRQMGAQIQIYKECLGGHPCRFGQRNYNHSAVISGPVELKAADIRVPDLRGGFSHVVAALAAKGTSKVTNVQLISRGYEHFIEKLESLGADFEFEA, from the coding sequence TTGAGCCAAATCACCATTCGCGGTGGCAAGCCACTAGTTGGTCGAATCGAGCTCAAAGGCGCGAAGAACCTAGTTACAAAAGCCATGGTGGCTGCGCTATTAGGTGAAACCCCATCAGTTCTCAAGGACGTCCCTTTTATCTCCGATGTTGAGGTGGTTGCAAGACTCCTTCAGCTCCACGGCGTATCGATTTCGCATGACCCGGTTACCGGTGACATGCAGCTTGATCCATCAAATGTTGAGCAGGCTCGCATGGTCGACATCGACGCTCATGCTGGATCATCACGAATCCCAATCCTGTTCTGCGGACCGCTGCTTCACCGTCTGGGCGAGGCTTTCATCCCCGGTCTTGGCGGCTGCGAGATCGGTGACCGCCCTGTTGATTTCCATTTCGATGTGCTCCGAAGCTTCGGTGCTGTCATCGAGAAGCTCCCAACCGGTACTCGACTTAGTGCACCAGACGGGCTTCGCGGTGCCAAGATTTCACTTCCATACCCATCGGTTGGTGCCACCGAGCAGGTGCTGCTATCAGCTTGCATCGCAGAGGGTAAGACTGAACTATCGGGCGCTGCGATTGAACCTGAGATCATCGACCTAATCAGCATCTTGCAAAAAATGGGTGCAATCATCTCAGTTGACACTGATCGAGTGATTCGCATCGAGGGAGTCAAGCGCCTTGAGGGATTCACTCACTCCGCGCTGTTCGATCGTAATGAGGCAGCCTCTTGGGCTGCCGCAGCACTTGCAACCGGCGGCGACATTTTCGTTGGTGGTGCTCGCCAGGTTGAGATGATGACCTTCTTGAACGTCTTCCGAAAGGTTGGTGGAGCGTTCGAGATTCACCCTGATGGCATTCGTTTCTATCACCCTGGCACCGAGCTGCAATCGGTGGTTATTGAGACAGACGTGCACCCGGGATTTATGACCGACTGGCAGCAGCCTCTCGTTGTTGCACTGACTCAAGCACAGGGTCTGTCGATTGTGCACGAGACCGTTTACGAAAATCGATTCGGATTCACCGAAGCGCTGCGTCAGATGGGTGCCCAAATTCAGATCTACAAGGAGTGCTTGGGCGGACACCCATGTCGCTTCGGACAGCGCAACTACAATCACTCGGCGGTAATCTCTGGACCGGTTGAACTTAAGGCCGCTGACATTCGAGTCCCAGACCTCCGCGGTGGCTTCTCGCACGTGGTTGCGGCTTTGGCTGCAAAGGGCACATCGAAGGTCACCAACGTTCAGCTGATCTCACGCGGTTACGAGCACTTCATCGAAAAGCTCGAATCCCTCGGCGCAGACTTCGAGTTCGAGGCCTAA
- a CDS encoding D-alanine--D-alanine ligase family protein → MKTIGLLYGGASTEHSVSCVTALGVYSAIDRAKYRVIPIGITQSGRFVHHPIDPNWKLADLPTVPEDAPSIALTPGSRVVTVGGNDVELDLVFPLLHGPNGEDGSVQGLIQLLGLPYVGNGVLASALAMEKSKAKGVFRDAGLAVAPEIVIERTNYSLDPDRELLRAQQFMQGDVFVKPSRSGSSVGVTLVKEQSELKAAIELALSLDQTALVEQRIYGREVECAVLEEPSGELRLSLAGEIVVTGREFYDFEAKYLDGGADLLVPTNLSSEQLAQMHQLAIKAFRALGCSGLARTDFFLTDSGFVLTEVNTMPGFTPISMYPSLFAATGVSYGELVETLIATGLARGTDPR, encoded by the coding sequence ATGAAAACCATCGGACTTCTATACGGGGGAGCCTCTACTGAGCACTCGGTCTCCTGTGTCACTGCACTCGGGGTCTACTCTGCGATCGATAGGGCTAAGTACCGCGTAATTCCAATTGGAATCACCCAATCGGGTCGGTTTGTCCATCACCCAATTGACCCAAATTGGAAATTGGCTGACCTGCCAACTGTGCCGGAAGATGCTCCCTCAATAGCCCTGACGCCTGGGTCAAGGGTGGTCACTGTCGGCGGCAACGATGTTGAGCTTGACCTAGTTTTCCCGCTGCTTCATGGACCAAACGGTGAGGACGGGTCGGTTCAAGGTTTGATTCAGTTACTGGGTCTTCCATACGTCGGCAACGGTGTTCTGGCCTCTGCTTTGGCGATGGAGAAGTCCAAGGCCAAGGGTGTGTTCCGGGATGCTGGCCTAGCCGTTGCACCTGAAATAGTTATTGAGCGCACCAACTACTCACTTGATCCTGACCGTGAGCTTCTGAGGGCGCAACAGTTCATGCAGGGCGATGTCTTTGTGAAGCCCTCTCGCTCGGGCTCCTCGGTTGGAGTCACTTTGGTAAAAGAACAGAGCGAACTGAAGGCTGCCATTGAGCTTGCTCTTTCGCTTGATCAAACTGCGCTGGTGGAACAGCGAATTTACGGCCGTGAGGTTGAATGCGCCGTATTGGAGGAGCCAAGCGGTGAGCTTCGACTATCGCTAGCGGGAGAGATTGTTGTCACCGGTCGCGAGTTCTATGACTTTGAAGCTAAATATCTCGACGGCGGTGCGGATCTCTTGGTGCCTACCAACCTGAGTTCTGAACAGCTAGCTCAAATGCACCAGCTCGCTATCAAGGCCTTCAGGGCTCTTGGTTGTTCAGGTTTAGCGAGAACTGACTTCTTCCTTACCGATTCCGGCTTTGTCCTAACCGAGGTCAACACAATGCCTGGATTCACGCCCATCTCGATGTATCCATCGCTGTTTGCCGCAACCGGAGTCAGCTACGGCGAATTGGTCGAAACCTTGATTGCAACCGGTTTGGCCCGCGGAACCGATCCGCGCTAA